The Streptomyces sp. V3I7 genome segment ACCAGCCGCTGTTGCGTACCGGGTTCCGGATGATTCTGGAGGCGGAGGAGAACATCGCGGTCGTGGGCGAGGCCGGGGACGGTCTTCAGGCCCTCGACCAGGTGCGCGCCCTTCAGCCCGACGTGGTGCTGATGGACATCCGCATGCCGCGGATGGACGGGGTGGAGGCGACCCGTCAGATCACCGGCCCTGAGCGCGACGGCCCGGCCAAGGTGCTGGTGCTGACCACGTTCGACCTGGACGAGTACGTGGTGGAGGCGCTGCGGGCCGGGGCGAGCGGCTTCCTGCTCAAGGACGCGCCGGCCGACGAACTGGTGCAGGCGATCCGGGTGGTGGCCGCGGGCGAGGCGATGCTCGCGCCGAGCATCACGCGGCGGCTGCTGGACAAGTACGCCACGCATCTTCCCTCGGGCGAGGAGCCGGTGCCGGACACCCTGCACACGCTGACCGACCGTGAGGTGGAGGTGCTGAAGCTGGTGGCGCGCGGGCTGTCGAACGCGGAGATCGCCGCCGACCTGTTCGTCAGCGAGACCACGGTCAAGACGCATGTCGGGCACGTGCTCACCAAGTTGGGCCTGCGCGACCGTGTGCAGGCTGCGGTGTACGCGTACGAGAGCGGGCTGGTGCGTCCCGGCCCGCAGTGACCGAAGGGCCCGTACGTACGAAGGCCACGAGGGCGCTCCCTCCCGGAGGAGGGGGCGCCCTCGCTGCGTGCACGGGCCGGCGGTGGTCAGCCCTTGCTGAGTTCCCAGAAGCGGAAGACGGTCGAGGCGTCGAGGCAGGACTCGAGGCCGTAGACGCCGTCGCGGACGACCGCGTACTGCTTGGCCTGCCAGACGGGCAGGACGGGCAGTTCGTCGGCGACGATGTTCTGGAGTCGGCTGAACTCCCGGACGGTGGCGGCACGGTCGCTCTGGGCGGCGGTGCGCGGGAGGAGGGAGCCGGTGATGGTGGTGTTGCTGTAGTTGTTGGCCAGCACGTTGCCCTTGCCGAAGAAGGGCGCCGTGAAGTTGTCGGCGTCGGGGTAGTCGGGCACCCAGCCCTTGACGTAGACGCCGTACTTGCCGCGGGCTATGTCCTTCTCGTACTGGTCGAAGGCGACCGACTGCACGTCGGCCTCGAACAGCCCGCTGGCGTTGAGCTGGCCGGCGATGGCCTTGAGCTCCTCGTCGGTGGCCGGGCCGTAACGGGACGGGGTGGACCACAGCGTGAGCTTGACCTTGCCCGTGATGCCGTCGGCGCGCAGGGCCGCGGCGGCCTTGGTGCGGGAGGGGCGGGCGCCGTAGGTGTCGAAGAAGGCCGTGTTGTGACCGGTGATTCCGGCCGGGATGATCGAGTAGAGGGGCGTGGCGGTGCCCTGGTACACGTTCTTGATGAGGGCGTCGCGGTCGATCAGGTACGCCATCGCCTTGCGGACGCCGAGCTTTCCGGCGACCGGGTCGCGCATGTTGAAGACGAGGTGCTGGACCTCGGCGCTGCTGCCCTCGATGACCTCGGTTCCCTTGGTGTTGCCCTGCTCGTCGACGTCGGCGATGTCGCCCGCGGACAGGCCGCGGTAGGCGAGGTCGACGTCGTCGTCGAGGAGCGCTTTCTTCAGGGCGGTACGGTCGCCGTGGAAGAACTTGAGCGTGACGCCGGAGTTCTTGGGCTTGGCGGCGCCCCGGTAGGCGGGGTTGACCGAGAAGACGGCCTCGTCGTGGTCGAAGGAGTCGAGCTGGTAGGGGCCGGAGCCGACGGCTTGGCCGTCCTTGCGCAGGCCGCTCGCGTCGTACTGCCGGTGGTCGACGATGGAGCCGGCACCGGAGGCGAGCTTGCTGGGGAAGGTGGCGTCGGAGACCTTGAGGTGGAACACGACGGTCTTGGCGTCCGGCGTCTCGATGTCGCCGAGCATCGGGAACATGATGGCGGGGCCGGCGGCGTCGTCGATCTTCAGCAGGCGGTCGAAGGAGTACTTCACGTCCTTCGAGGTGAGCGGGTCACCGTTGCTGAACTTGAGGCCGCCCTTGAGGGTGCAGCGGTAGACGCGCGCGTGGCCGTCGGTGAACGTGCAGGTCTGCGCGGCATCGGGCTGCGGCTCGGTCGCACTCTCGGGGAAACTCAGCAGCGACTGGAAGACGTTGTTGAACAACAGCCAGGAGCCTGGGTCGTATCCGGACGCGGGGTCGGTGGCGAGAACGTCGTCGGACATTCCCATGACCACGGGGGCCGCGTCGTTCTCGGATTCGCCGCTGTCCGTGCCGCAGCCGGTCAGCAGCCCGGAGGCCAGTCCCACCACGAGAGGCAGGACTGGCCACTGGTTGCGCATGTTCACAGCAGTGCCTTGTCGTCGTGTATCGAGAACCGAGGGCCGGTACGACACCGGCCCTCGGGTGGTACAGGAAGACGTCAGCCACTGACTCCGCGGCTGAGCTCCCACAGCTGAAGCGTCGAGATGGAGCTGACGGCGTACGAGGTGCCCGTGATGTCGTCACGCGCGGCGATGTACTGCTTGCCCTGCCACAGCGGCAGCACGGGGACGTCCTCGGCGACGATGTCCTGAAGTGCCGTCAGGCTCTTCGTGGCGCTGAGCCGGTCCGCCTGGCGGCGGGACTCGGGCACGAGGGTCGCGACCTGGCTGTTGGTGTAGGGCGAGTGCAGGAAGTTGTCCTTGTCGAGGAACGGCGCCAGGTAGTTGTCGGCGTCGGGGAAGTCGGGGAACCAGCCCAGGCCGTAGACGTCGTAGCGGCCCTTCTGCGCGGCGGGCCGGAACGTGGACCAGGGCGAGCCGTTGAGGGTGACGTCGAACAGCCCGCTGTCGTCGAGCTGCTTCTTGAGGACCTCGAACTCCTGCTGGGTGGAGGCACCGTAGTGGTCGGTGGTGTAGTTCAGGGTCAGCTTGACCGGCGTGCTGATGCCGGCGCGGGCGAGCAGCGCCTTGGCCCGGGCGGGGCTGGGGTTGCCGTACTTGTTGAAGAACGAGTTGGAGTGGCCGGTGATGGAGGCCGGGACCAGCGAGTACAGGGGCTCGGCCTGGGTGCCGTACACCTTGGAGACGAGCTCGCCGCGGTCGATGATCTGGGCCATGGCCTGGCGGACGGCCTTGGACTTGACCGTGGGCGCGTCGGTGTTGAAGGCCAGGTAGCGGATCTCCAGGCCGGGCATGTCGACGAGGTCGACGTGCGGGTTCGATCCGGTTTCGAGCTTCTGGATCTGCGCCGGCGTCATGGTGCGGGTCATGACGCCGATGTCGCCCTTGTTCAGGGCGGTGCCCATCGCGGTGGCGTCGGGGAAGGTGCGCAGCACGACCTTGTCGTTGTTGACCTTCACGCTGCCCTTGTAGGTGGGGTTCTTGGTGAAGGTGGCGCTGACGACCTCGTTGTTGCGGACGTCGGTCTGGACCGTGTACGGGCCGGAGCCGTCGACCTGGAACCCGTCGCGCAGCTTGTTGTTCGCGTAGTCCTTCGGGTTGACGATGCCCGCGACCTCGGTGGACAGCTTGTACGGGAAGGTGGCGTCGGCCGTCTTGAGGTGGAAGACGACCTCACGGTCGCCCTGGGTCTCGACGGTGTCGACGGTGGACAGCAGGGCGAACACACCACTGTCGGCCTTGATGCGCAGGGCGCGGTCGATCGAGAACTTGACGTCCTTGGCGGTGACCGGGGAGCCGTCGCTGAACATCAGGCCCTCGCGGAGCTTGCAGGCGTAGCGCTCGTTGCCGCTGTCGGTGAAGCCGCAGCTCTCGGCCGCCTCGGGGACGGGGTCGCCGTCGCCCTTGGGCTGGATCATCAGGGTCTGCACGGTCTGACGCAGGATGTTCCAGCTGCCGATGTCGTAGGCGGCGGCCGGGTCGAGCGGCGCCGGGGCCTCCTGGGTGGCGCTGAACCGGTCCGTGGTGCCGACGGTGATCGCACCGTCGTCCGCGCTCCCGCTGTCGGATCCGCCGCAGGCGGCGAGAACCGGCGCGAGCAGTCCGGCCACGGCCGGCAGCACCAAAGTCTTGCGGTTCATGCTCGAGTTTCTCCAGCTGTTCAAGTCCGTGTATCCGGAACACATGTGTGTGGTGGCGGATCACGGGGGGTGGGGCGATGTTCTCCGGATGAGATTAGTCCGCGTGTACAGGAGCGTTCACAGTCACCGGAGTTGAGACGCCATCACGCTGTGAAACCGGGTGCGGACACACTGAAAACCCGACAGCGGCATGATTGGTGCAGCGGTCCACCAATCGGGACACAAGGACACCCTGATCACCCCCGTTCAAGGTCGATCAGGGTGCCGGGACGGCGCCATCGCCCCCCTTGGGGAGTGGCAAAGGTCACACCTGCAACTGCGTTGACCGGTACCGGAATTCAGCCAGACGGCTCGATTCGAATCGAATTCCGGCATGTGTTTGCGCGGCGGACATTTGCCCGGCCAATGACTTTTAACGCTCGGTGAACGTCTGACGCATTTCCGTCATCAATCCGCGGAGAAATGCCAGATCGACCTCTTCGAGGGAGCCCACGACGGTGCGGCGCAGGGCGGGGGCGATGGGGGCCACGGACGGCACGGCGACCACGTGGCAGCCCGCGGCCTCCGCGGCTTCGACGCCGGTGGCGGTGTCCTCGACGACGGCACATCTGGCCGGGTCCGCCCCGAGGCCGGCGGCGGCGAGGAGATACGGGTCCGGGTACGGCTTGGTGCGCGAGACCTCGTCGCCGGCGATGGACAGCGCGAAGTGCTGGGGGCCCAGGGAGGCCAGCACGCGGTCGATGATGCGGCGGTGGGAGGCGGAGACCAGCGCGGTGGGGATCTCGTGCTCGCTGAGCTCGGCGAGCAGGCGGGCGGCGCCCGGCATCAGCGGCAGGGTGCTCCCGATACGGGCCTCGAAGCCCTCGTTGAGCAGGACGCTGATCTCGGGGAGGCTGATGTCTGCTCCGGTGGCCTCGATGAGGAAGCCCGCGCTGCGGGTCATGGGGCCGCCGACCACGACGTGCCGCCACGAGTCGTCGAGGGTGTGGCCCAGGCGGCCGAAGACCTCGACCTCGACCTCCCACCAGAAGCCCTCGGTGTCCACCAGGGTGCCGTCCATGTCGAGGAGCACCGCCTGCAGGGCGGAATCTTCGGCCGCTGGGGCCTTCACTGCCCGAACCGGGCCGAGGGTCGAGGGAAGGGATCCATGCGCGGGGACCGTGCTGGTCATCCGGGCGCACCTCCTTGAGGGACGATCAGGCCGGTTCCCGAGC includes the following:
- a CDS encoding response regulator transcription factor, producing the protein MAIRVLLVDDQPLLRTGFRMILEAEENIAVVGEAGDGLQALDQVRALQPDVVLMDIRMPRMDGVEATRQITGPERDGPAKVLVLTTFDLDEYVVEALRAGASGFLLKDAPADELVQAIRVVAAGEAMLAPSITRRLLDKYATHLPSGEEPVPDTLHTLTDREVEVLKLVARGLSNAEIAADLFVSETTVKTHVGHVLTKLGLRDRVQAAVYAYESGLVRPGPQ
- a CDS encoding ABC transporter substrate-binding protein; this translates as MNMRNQWPVLPLVVGLASGLLTGCGTDSGESENDAAPVVMGMSDDVLATDPASGYDPGSWLLFNNVFQSLLSFPESATEPQPDAAQTCTFTDGHARVYRCTLKGGLKFSNGDPLTSKDVKYSFDRLLKIDDAAGPAIMFPMLGDIETPDAKTVVFHLKVSDATFPSKLASGAGSIVDHRQYDASGLRKDGQAVGSGPYQLDSFDHDEAVFSVNPAYRGAAKPKNSGVTLKFFHGDRTALKKALLDDDVDLAYRGLSAGDIADVDEQGNTKGTEVIEGSSAEVQHLVFNMRDPVAGKLGVRKAMAYLIDRDALIKNVYQGTATPLYSIIPAGITGHNTAFFDTYGARPSRTKAAAALRADGITGKVKLTLWSTPSRYGPATDEELKAIAGQLNASGLFEADVQSVAFDQYEKDIARGKYGVYVKGWVPDYPDADNFTAPFFGKGNVLANNYSNTTITGSLLPRTAAQSDRAATVREFSRLQNIVADELPVLPVWQAKQYAVVRDGVYGLESCLDASTVFRFWELSKG
- a CDS encoding ABC transporter substrate-binding protein, giving the protein MNRKTLVLPAVAGLLAPVLAACGGSDSGSADDGAITVGTTDRFSATQEAPAPLDPAAAYDIGSWNILRQTVQTLMIQPKGDGDPVPEAAESCGFTDSGNERYACKLREGLMFSDGSPVTAKDVKFSIDRALRIKADSGVFALLSTVDTVETQGDREVVFHLKTADATFPYKLSTEVAGIVNPKDYANNKLRDGFQVDGSGPYTVQTDVRNNEVVSATFTKNPTYKGSVKVNNDKVVLRTFPDATAMGTALNKGDIGVMTRTMTPAQIQKLETGSNPHVDLVDMPGLEIRYLAFNTDAPTVKSKAVRQAMAQIIDRGELVSKVYGTQAEPLYSLVPASITGHSNSFFNKYGNPSPARAKALLARAGISTPVKLTLNYTTDHYGASTQQEFEVLKKQLDDSGLFDVTLNGSPWSTFRPAAQKGRYDVYGLGWFPDFPDADNYLAPFLDKDNFLHSPYTNSQVATLVPESRRQADRLSATKSLTALQDIVAEDVPVLPLWQGKQYIAARDDITGTSYAVSSISTLQLWELSRGVSG
- a CDS encoding HAD family phosphatase, which codes for MTSTVPAHGSLPSTLGPVRAVKAPAAEDSALQAVLLDMDGTLVDTEGFWWEVEVEVFGRLGHTLDDSWRHVVVGGPMTRSAGFLIEATGADISLPEISVLLNEGFEARIGSTLPLMPGAARLLAELSEHEIPTALVSASHRRIIDRVLASLGPQHFALSIAGDEVSRTKPYPDPYLLAAAGLGADPARCAVVEDTATGVEAAEAAGCHVVAVPSVAPIAPALRRTVVGSLEEVDLAFLRGLMTEMRQTFTER